GGCGCTAAACCTGCGGGCCTATGACTTCGTGTCCCAAGAGCTGCGGGCAGCGGAAGACCCCGAATTTGAAACCTTCTATACCAAGAACATCTTGTTGAACGAAGGCATCCGGGCTTGGATGGCCCCCATGGACCAACCGCACGAGAACTTTGTGTTCCCCGAGGAGGTATTGCCCCGTGGAAACGCTCTATAGTCCTGGATTTGTCGTCGGTGGCCGGGATCAGGAGTCCACTGGTTATGCCTGGTGGGCAGGCAATGCCCGGCTCATTGAACTGTCTGGCAAGTTACTGGGGGCGCACGTGGCCCATGCAGGGTTGATCGTCTTCTGGACGGGAGCGATGACCCTGTTTGAACTGGCCCACTTCAACCCCAACCAACCGATGTACGAGCAGGGGTTGATCCTGCTGCCCCACCTGGCGACGTTGGGGTACGGGGTTGGCCCCGGTGGTGAAGTGGTGGATACCACGCCCTACTTTGTGACAGGGGTACTCCACCTCGTCTCTTCAGCGGTGCTGGGCTTTGGCGGCCTGTACCACGCGCTGGTTGGGCCGGATACCCTGGAGCAATCCTTCCCCTTCTTTGGCTACGACTGGCGCGACAAGAACAAGATGACTACCATCCTGGGGATTCACCTGATCCTGCTGGGGTTGGGTGCCCTGTTGCTGGTGGTCAAAGCCATGTTCCTAGGGGGTGTGTATGACACCTGGGCGCCCGGCGGTGGCGATGTGCGGGTGATTACTAACCCAACGCTGGACCCGCGGGTGATTTTTGGCTATGTGCTGCGGTCACCCTTTGGGGGCGCCGGCTCGATTGTGGGGGTGGACAACATGGAAGATGTGATTGGCGGCCACATCTGGGTCGGCTTCCTGTGCATTGCTGGCGGGATTTGGCACATCCTGACCACCCCGTTTGGCTGGGCGCGGCGGGCCTTGATTTGGTCTGGGGAAGCCTACCTGTCCTACAGCCTGGGTGCCCTATCCCTGATGGGCTTCATCGCCTCGTTCATGGTCTGGTACAACAACACGGTCTATCCCAGCGAGTTCTACGGTCCGACGGGGGCAGAAGCATCCCAAGCGCAGGCCCTGACCTTCTTGATTCGGGACCAGAAGCTGGGGGCGAATATTGCATCGGCGCAGGGTCCGACCGGTCTTGGGAAGTACCTGATGCGCTCGCCTACCGGGGAAATCATCTTCGGGGGTGAAACGATGCGGTTCTGGGACTTCCGTGGCCCCTGGTTGGAACCGCTGCGGGGACCGAACGGCTTGGACCTGAACAAGCTGAAAAATGACATTCAACCCTGGCAAGAACGGCGGGCTGCCGAATATATGACCCATGCGCCTCTGGGTTCGATCAACTCGGTGGGTGGGGTGGCGACCGAAATCAACTCGGTGAACTACGTGTCGCCACGAGCCTGGTTGGCCGCCTCCCACTTCATCCTGGCCTTCTTCATGTTGATCGGGCACCTATGGCATGCAGGTCGGGCGCGGGCGGCGGCTGCCGGTTTTGAAAAGGGCATCGACCGCAAAGCCGAGCCAGTGTTCTCGATGAAACCGCTGGACTAGGTTCTTCACTAGCCTTGGTTGAACCCCTGGGGTCGCTCCTGGGGGTTTTTTATTGGGCCGTTGCCGGTAGATGCTCAGCCCAGACGCGCGGGGGACGCGAGCGCCGGATATTGCGCCAGATTTTCGTAGCCGCCAGGCATCCATCCGCCACCGCAATTGCCACCTGGTTGAGACCCTTTTTCAGGTCGCCCACGGCAAAGATGCGAGGGTGAGTGGTCTGGCAAAATTCGTCCGTCACCAGGTTTTCCCCATCCCAGGTCAGTTCAGGAATGTTTTTAAGGTAATGGTTGTAGTACTTCGCACCCATATTGATTAAGCCAGTGGTGCATTCAATGCGGGTGCCATCTACGAATTCCACCCCCTGCAACTGGTGGTTTTCCCCCAGAAAACGGGCAATTGGCGTTTCAATCAGGGGATAGCCGCAGGCTTTCAACCGTGCTTTCATTTCATCGCTGACGGGAAATAACCCGTGGGTTAACACCGTGATATAGGGCGTAAACCAACTGAGCACAAATGCCGCTTCGATTTGGGACTCTTTGCCAGCAATCAGGATGGCCTTCTGGTCCCACATATCAAACCCATCGCAAATCATGCACACGTGCAACGTGTAGCCCGCAAATTCGTAAACATTTTGCATATCGTCTAACTGGGGCAAGATGTCAATAATCCCCGTAGCAGCAATGAGATAGGTTCCCCTAAAGGTGGCAAACTTAGGGTTGGTTTTGCCGATCTTGACCTGCACCTCAAAATGGTCGCCGCAGTCAGTCACCCCGTCCACAAATCCCCGCAGGTAATCGGCTCCCCAGTGCAGGGCCATGTTAGTGGCGTGACGGAGAACTTCCCGTCCTGGTGTAGTCGGGTCTAAACCCACATAATTGCGCAATTCTTGCATCCACAGGGAGCGCCCTTTGCCCTTTTCAATCACCAAGCATTTCAAACCGTAGCGAGCTAGGTAAATGGCCGCCGAAAGACCCCCCATGCCGCCGCCGGCAATGATGGCGTCGTAGCAGGTGTCCAAGCGCTCGTGGAGATTCTGGCTGTTGAGTTTCATCGCAGGACGGGAGACAGCATGGTATCGGCGTCGGAAACCTCCAGAGGGTCCAGCGGGCAATCGTCGCTGAAAGTCACGCCGTCATTGACGTACATGGCATAGCGCCACGACCGCATCCCAAACCCGAAGTTGTCCTTACGGGCCAATTCCCTCGACCCGTCCGGCAACAAAAACACCTTGTGGCCCCATTGGTTCATCACAAAGGCGTCGTTCACCGATAGGCAAATCACTTCGTCAATCCCCAGCGCTCGGAATTCATCGTAGAGTTCCTCGTAGCAGGGCCAACGACGGCTAGAGCAGGTGGGGGTAAACGCGCCCGGCACCGCAAACAGCGCCACCTTCTTACCTGCAAAAATCTCCTGGGTCGTCACATCCCGCCAGTGAAACGGGTTGGGACCGCCCAAGGATTCATCCCGCACCCGCAGCTTAAACACCACCTCGGGAACTCGCTCCCCTAAGGCCATAGGGCGCGACATATTCACTTTTCCACCATACCACAGCCGTCGTTAACCCACCTGCTGCAGCCAGCGGGCCACCTCCACCGCGTGGTAGGTGAGAATCATGTCGGCTCCGGCCCGTTTTATCGCTGTCAAGGTCTCCAAGATGACCTTTTTCTCGTCAATCCACCCTTGTTGCGCCGCCGCTTTCACCATGGCGTATTCCCCCGACACGTTGTAAGCTGCCACCGGCAAAGAGGTGTGTTGTTTGACCCGGTAGATCACATCCAGGTAGGCCAGCGCCGGTTTCACCATGACGATGTCGGCCCCCTCCATCGCGTCCAGGTCAATTTCCTTGAGGGCCTCGCGGGCGTTGGCAGAGTCCATTTGGTAGGTCTTCTTGTCGCCAAACTTGGGGGCCGAGTCCAAGGCATCCCGAAACGGGCCGTAGTAGGCGGAGGCGTACTTAGCGGAATAGGCCAGAATCCCCACTTCAGTGTAGCCCGCCTGGTCCAAGGCGCGCCGGATGGCCCCCACCCGCCCATCCATCATGTCCGAAGGAGCGACAAAATCCGCACCTGCCGCCGCTTGGGAGACGGCCATCTTCACCAGCACCTCCACCGTTTCATCGTTCAGGATGCGCCCCTGGTCGTCCACCAACCCGTCATGGCCGTGGGTGGTAAATGGGTCAAGCGCTACATCTGTAAAGACCAATATCTCGGGCACCGCCGCCTTGATGGCCCGCACGGCGCGTTGAACCAGTCCTTCGGGGTTGTAGCTTTCGCTGCCCTGGTCGTCCTTTTGGGCGGGGGGCACCACGGGAAACAGCGCAACCCCTGGAATTCCCAGCTCGGCGACGGTTTTGACCTCTTGCACCAGGCGCGGCAAGGGATAGCGAAAACACCCCGGCATCGAGGGAAT
The window above is part of the Gloeomargarita sp. SKYB120 genome. Proteins encoded here:
- a CDS encoding photosystem II D2 protein (photosystem q(a) protein), with translation ALNLRAYDFVSQELRAAEDPEFETFYTKNILLNEGIRAWMAPMDQPHENFVFPEEVLPRGNAL
- the psbC gene encoding photosystem II reaction center protein CP43 — protein: METLYSPGFVVGGRDQESTGYAWWAGNARLIELSGKLLGAHVAHAGLIVFWTGAMTLFELAHFNPNQPMYEQGLILLPHLATLGYGVGPGGEVVDTTPYFVTGVLHLVSSAVLGFGGLYHALVGPDTLEQSFPFFGYDWRDKNKMTTILGIHLILLGLGALLLVVKAMFLGGVYDTWAPGGGDVRVITNPTLDPRVIFGYVLRSPFGGAGSIVGVDNMEDVIGGHIWVGFLCIAGGIWHILTTPFGWARRALIWSGEAYLSYSLGALSLMGFIASFMVWYNNTVYPSEFYGPTGAEASQAQALTFLIRDQKLGANIASAQGPTGLGKYLMRSPTGEIIFGGETMRFWDFRGPWLEPLRGPNGLDLNKLKNDIQPWQERRAAEYMTHAPLGSINSVGGVATEINSVNYVSPRAWLAASHFILAFFMLIGHLWHAGRARAAAAGFEKGIDRKAEPVFSMKPLD
- a CDS encoding NAD(P)/FAD-dependent oxidoreductase yields the protein MKLNSQNLHERLDTCYDAIIAGGGMGGLSAAIYLARYGLKCLVIEKGKGRSLWMQELRNYVGLDPTTPGREVLRHATNMALHWGADYLRGFVDGVTDCGDHFEVQVKIGKTNPKFATFRGTYLIAATGIIDILPQLDDMQNVYEFAGYTLHVCMICDGFDMWDQKAILIAGKESQIEAAFVLSWFTPYITVLTHGLFPVSDEMKARLKACGYPLIETPIARFLGENHQLQGVEFVDGTRIECTTGLINMGAKYYNHYLKNIPELTWDGENLVTDEFCQTTHPRIFAVGDLKKGLNQVAIAVADGCLAATKIWRNIRRSRPPRVWAEHLPATAQ
- a CDS encoding redoxin family protein, which codes for MALGERVPEVVFKLRVRDESLGGPNPFHWRDVTTQEIFAGKKVALFAVPGAFTPTCSSRRWPCYEELYDEFRALGIDEVICLSVNDAFVMNQWGHKVFLLPDGSRELARKDNFGFGMRSWRYAMYVNDGVTFSDDCPLDPLEVSDADTMLSPVLR
- the hemB gene encoding porphobilinogen synthase; this translates as MELTYRPRRLRRTPAIRRLVQETVLTAGDLIYPMFVMEGDGEPMPIPSMPGCFRYPLPRLVQEVKTVAELGIPGVALFPVVPPAQKDDQGSESYNPEGLVQRAVRAIKAAVPEILVFTDVALDPFTTHGHDGLVDDQGRILNDETVEVLVKMAVSQAAAGADFVAPSDMMDGRVGAIRRALDQAGYTEVGILAYSAKYASAYYGPFRDALDSAPKFGDKKTYQMDSANAREALKEIDLDAMEGADIVMVKPALAYLDVIYRVKQHTSLPVAAYNVSGEYAMVKAAAQQGWIDEKKVILETLTAIKRAGADMILTYHAVEVARWLQQVG